A window of Tautonia plasticadhaerens contains these coding sequences:
- a CDS encoding Ig-like domain-containing protein: MWWERKLRRPGEGRSRSNRRRPRSPGSGAIDALEARALLAVDVTAIAVPEGSVFDGTVATFDLANLEGPASGLEAEVSWGDGSAATPGTIESVPDSDPMTFTVTARHVYEENGAYPVTVVVRGAEESEDSGFGTAEVAVTPVEATGARILAVLGRPFDAVVASFEDENRFEEPGNFSAAVDFGDGRVAQGRIERNDRGGFDVRASYAYTSPPTDADGMELDSYPVEVSIAEVGAPPPPAVATGSARVIKPTFDLTAVPAAVGVGTPIAEQIGTLRLLEPVGPEAFRVLVTVGQEAGSAVDPAVGTVEGALEPDGPDRPGQYRVILPATFPVLGSFPYSVSVTRVDTGEVQSGAGTITVTPVPPVRISGRLSPLADTGASVDDALTSTPFPTFVGSARPFSVVLVHARRLDQKQETLLGRALADTQGNWQVSGGPLPDGPYVVSALLSQGDEVPERTFLYPPVSPLVIDSTPPAVLRAVPDPWSGVVRVSFLQDPAGLDVPSLVNPSNYALRLGFSRRALPIRPVAAGLEFANAEEAVVALRFDRRIPRHFLMEVSGVGDLAGNVLSAVVPASRVAPARPPRWQGLRRSG, from the coding sequence ATGTGGTGGGAACGGAAGCTTCGGCGCCCCGGTGAGGGGCGGTCGAGGTCGAATCGACGCCGGCCGCGATCCCCCGGCTCAGGGGCGATCGATGCCCTGGAGGCCCGGGCGCTGCTGGCCGTCGACGTGACGGCGATCGCGGTCCCCGAGGGCTCGGTCTTCGACGGGACGGTCGCCACCTTCGACCTGGCCAACCTGGAGGGCCCGGCGTCGGGGCTGGAGGCGGAGGTCTCCTGGGGGGACGGCTCGGCGGCGACCCCCGGGACGATCGAGTCCGTGCCCGACTCGGACCCGATGACCTTCACCGTGACCGCCCGTCACGTCTACGAGGAGAACGGCGCGTACCCGGTCACGGTGGTCGTCCGGGGTGCCGAAGAATCGGAGGACTCGGGCTTCGGGACGGCCGAGGTGGCCGTCACGCCGGTCGAGGCGACCGGGGCCCGGATCCTTGCCGTGCTAGGGAGGCCGTTCGACGCCGTCGTCGCCTCGTTCGAGGACGAGAACCGGTTCGAGGAGCCGGGGAACTTCTCGGCCGCGGTCGACTTCGGCGACGGCCGGGTCGCCCAGGGCCGGATCGAGCGGAACGACCGGGGCGGCTTCGACGTGAGGGCGTCGTACGCCTACACCTCCCCGCCCACCGATGCGGACGGCATGGAGCTGGACTCCTACCCGGTCGAGGTCTCGATCGCCGAGGTCGGCGCCCCGCCGCCCCCGGCGGTGGCGACGGGCTCGGCCCGGGTCATCAAGCCGACCTTCGACCTGACGGCGGTCCCGGCGGCGGTGGGGGTGGGCACGCCGATCGCCGAGCAGATCGGCACGCTGAGGCTGCTGGAGCCGGTGGGCCCCGAGGCGTTCCGCGTGCTGGTCACGGTCGGGCAGGAGGCCGGCTCGGCGGTCGACCCGGCGGTGGGGACGGTCGAGGGGGCGCTCGAGCCGGACGGCCCGGACCGGCCGGGGCAGTACCGGGTCATCCTGCCGGCGACCTTCCCGGTGCTCGGGTCGTTCCCGTACTCGGTGAGCGTCACCCGGGTCGACACCGGGGAGGTGCAGTCCGGGGCGGGGACGATCACCGTGACCCCCGTCCCCCCGGTCCGGATCTCAGGGAGGCTCTCCCCGCTGGCCGACACGGGGGCCTCGGTCGACGACGCCCTGACGAGCACCCCGTTCCCGACCTTCGTGGGCTCGGCCCGGCCGTTCTCGGTGGTGCTGGTGCACGCCCGGAGGCTCGACCAGAAGCAGGAGACGCTGCTCGGCCGGGCCCTGGCCGATACTCAGGGGAACTGGCAGGTGTCCGGCGGGCCGCTGCCGGACGGGCCGTACGTCGTCTCCGCCCTGCTCTCGCAGGGGGACGAGGTGCCGGAGCGGACGTTCCTCTATCCGCCGGTCTCGCCCCTGGTGATCGACTCGACGCCGCCGGCGGTCCTCCGGGCGGTGCCCGACCCGTGGTCGGGGGTCGTCCGGGTGTCGTTCCTCCAGGACCCGGCCGGGCTGGACGTGCCCTCGCTGGTGAATCCGTCGAACTACGCGCTGAGGCTGGGATTCTCCCGCAGGGCCCTGCCGATCCGCCCGGTGGCGGCCGGGCTGGAGTTCGCCAACGCGGAGGAGGCGGTCGTCGCCCTCCGGTTCGACCGGAGGATCCCCCGGCACTTCCTGATGGAGGTGTCCGGGGTGGGCGACCTCGCCGGCAACGTGCTGTCGGCCGTCGTCCCGGCCAGCCGGGTGGCCCCCGCTCGGCCTCCCCGGTGGCAGGGCCTCCGACGGTCCGGCTGA